The Larimichthys crocea isolate SSNF chromosome II, L_crocea_2.0, whole genome shotgun sequence genome segment ATCATTCTGTGTCCCGCCTCAACGGGGAGCACATCAAATTAACGAGGCACGATGCACGCTGCTCACCTCCTGTAGATTGAAGATGTGTGGTTTGCACGTAGCATAATGTGAAATCACGAAAGATCTGACTTTAGAAACATCCTTGAAACTAGATAAATTCCGATAACACGTCATCAAGGTTCTTCGCTGATAATGAACATGCAGTTGGCAGACTGGAACCAGCTACCATGTTGGAGGACGCTCCTgctctgtcaaaaaaaagaaaaaagaaaaacctcctGCCTCCTCACCAAGGCCTCCTATTCATGCTACTGGAAAATCTCCCACATGCTGTCAGTGGAAACACAAGGGATGACCGTGGGTGCCTCAAAagatattcaaaaaaaaaaaaggatgaggcAGTCTGCTGTTGCTGTCAGTACAAGCAGAGCGGGGAagaaataagttttgcattgGTGCTGGAATGAGAACTAACTACACTGTGCCTATTCTAATCCCATAGGATCTCACTGTGAGTCTGCGGTGCTCTGTTGTGGGTTTATATAAACTGTACACTACCTTTATGatatctgctgttttatttacacagtgtTTCTCACATGCTTGCTGCTCTTAATAGCCTGGAGAGCATGGATGCCAGCAGACTAGAGATGCAGAGGATTCACCTGAGCATCATCTTGACTCAATTCCTGAGTGTCTTGAGTTTGCTTCACGGTGATCCTTGAAGAAAGCTGCATTTCTCCTTCCTTGAATTGAAACCGCCTTGTTGACTTACTACGACATAATTAGTCTTGAAAAAAGACACAGCACCTCCTGATTTCAGGTGAGTTCATAGCAGTTTTACACCCTGCCGGACTCGTGGCTTGCAAAACGTGCAGCTTTGCATGCATGTTGATATCCCAAACACCAAACATATCAGGCTAAAATGTGAGGCAGTGTGTAAAATGAAAGATGACAGAGAcatctaaaatgttaaaactgtgAATCACCAGCTGCGAAGAGTGGTCGCAGCTCTCCAGGGTCCctcccaaaaaagaaaaacataaatttacCGCGGAGCAATCAGTGTGTGCTACTTGTAACCAATAAAGCAGGATATCAACTGACACGATGAAGGCCTTAAAGGTGCTCCTGCTTTTATTGCCTGATCTTGAAAGTCTGTTTTGAAGAGGGGCCCCCCTGTGTGTCAAGATCAAGTTTTAAGACCTACATTATTTTAGCTGACATTTTCCTTTCCAGGGTGCATATTTCCTAATGAATTTGTGTTTCATCGTGTTACTGCACAGTAAATCTGGAGCAGGGGGAGGCCGTATCCTATCACAGGAATATATGGTGCACATTGGACAAAAAAAGTTGGGAATAATGGGAGGATAATAAGGACGCGGCAGGTTTTCTTTAACACTTAGGTATCCTAACAGATCAGTCCAGCCAGGAGCATGCAGAAGTGACTTGAAGTTGGAATATTCAAATGATGAATACTCTTAGGGGAAATGGAAATTAAGTCACAAAGCGGcgacaaattaaaaaacaccaaccaccaataatcataatcagaattgctttattggccaggtgtgtgtctgactccgggtcatatatatatatatatatatatatatatatatatatatatatatatatatatatatatataatatatatataatatatatatatatagataaacatataaacatagatATATATGGACATGAGTATCTATCTATAGACGTTTGTAGACTGAATAATGAAACTAATGTGaactgaaagaagagaaaaacagccttcctttatttatttctccagCTCTATCCACAGGGAATTACATTTGCACTGTCATGGTTTAAGAAAACGAGCTGCCAATAACACTGAAgcacactctgtgtttttatttatggaaATGTGGAGGAATAtgaatttgaaataataataaatgtggcGGGCTTGCTAACACtttctttcacaataaaagtgtTCAGTtgcactttaataataataataataatatcatgaTGATGTGTTTCCCACTTTGGGAACATTTGAATGACAACCAACTGATTTTGtgattatttaaatgttgtgttacAGCGACATCTGCCGGAGGATGGACTGAATTACATTTAAAGggaaaataatggaaaataaagtcatatttttagtttaaaattaattaagtttcattttaaactcgaatttatgtaaaataactTTACATTTATGTCGCTGCCCTTCAAAAAAACAGTCCCCGGTTTGGTAACCTTAGTAACGTGACGCACAGCCAATCACATCTGCTCTTACTCCCAGATAGACCAATCAGAAACAAGCATGTTGTGTAGGTGCGCGTGGCTCAGCGGTTGCTCAGTGTAGCAGGCGGATGGGTGAAACCGGGCACAAAATGGCGTCCAGATCTACGATCTACTGCGCATGCGTCACGCGACCTGATCTGGATGTCAACGGTTACACATGGCGCGTGAGAGGACGCACGCTTAGAGATGCTCACGAGCCGTTTACCGACGAGTTTTGACTGACAGCGCGCGTGCGTGACACGCCGAGGAGTTAACacactaattaattaattaataatccaACAACGGAGCCGGGAAATGTTTCGACAGGCGAAGGCGGCGCTCCGGAAACTTCGACACATACGGTGAGTTTTAAGCTAACGGCTCAGAGTTAGCGTCCGTGAACGCACCTCCACCACAGGTGTGCTGCTTCGTGTTGTCACCGTGTCATTCAGTGACCGGGTAGGTGGAATGCTGCTTTGTCATGAAGGAGCTGATGCAACCAAAGATGACACAACACCCCCCTGACCTTGGTGTTTATATAAGTTCATATCGACTCTTATTTTAATagaaatgcaacacttttgtaaAGGTTTACCTCTCTCAGGTTTTGTTATTATTCTGATAAATCCACCGGACAGGTGTGCAGCTAAAAATGAgctgttgtattatttattattcagtttAATCTTTGTATATTACTGCGAGAGAAACTGTCCCAGTCATGCTCCACCAATAAACTGACAAACTCTTTGAACATCAGCTGTAatctgtgactttcattcagtgTCTGCAGCCTCAGTTTAGAGGTTTGATCTCCATCTGTAGGtctgtttcttatttttctatataagaaataatatatatagttttctatttgtaaaggtctttctttctttgcacatGGCAGATTACCATAATACCAGAATACTGTAGTTCAGTGCCtgatgattcttatttttcaaaataaaactcacattTGAAGGTCATTCTGTGTCAGGTGGTCGGATTATCTTGGCAAACCCTTTGTGTgcatagaagaagaagaagatttagATCTTTTACTTCAACTTATgtaaaaatcagaatcagaaatactttattaatccccgtagggaaattgtttttattgttatcgcagctcccaaacggtaagtgaaAACTTTAACGATATACCCTATAGAATATCCtgttttaaacaatatatacacatgtataagtAGCAGTTAAATAGAAGCAGCATGTATAAGTAGCAGTTAAATAGaagcagtaacagtaaaaaataaaacacaagtagCAGTGAAGTAACAGTGAGAAATTAGTTATACTATAATGAAATGTCTTTGCCTGGGAACTGTATCTTCAAAAAAGCGAATGCGTGTGCACTCACATTTGTTATTTATCATCTTTTAACATGGGAGTTGTGTTGCAGCGTGACACAGACTGGAGGAAACTTCTAATTAAAGCCTCAGCATCATCACAAACTCGTGAAAGTCTTACACGTACTCTGCTGGAGAATTGTTTGTGCAAAGCCTGGTGACTTGTTCTCGGTGCTGTTAACCGTTTGTCTTCAGGTTCAGTGGACAGCAGCACACATGGAGGCTGAAGAGCACTTCAGCAAGAGACCGAGCCCTGCAGTACAAACCAGGAGAGCAGATCCACGGCTTCACAGTCAGAGAGGTACGGGATTTAAATCTTTGAAACGCTGCGATGTTATAAGCTTATTATTTAAGAATGAATCCTTCAGTTAAATTTAAAGCTTGAACATGAATGTTCTGTTCTTCCAGGTCGTAGCGGTCCCCGACTTGTTCCTCACAGCAGTGAAGCTGACCCATGACAAAACCGGAGCTCGGTACCTCCACGCAGCCCGCGATGACTCCAACAACCTCTTCaggtgactttttaaaaatgtgtctgtttttattccagATCTCAGCACGTTCTCGGCTCTTACACTCGTTTGTGTCTTTCAGCGTCCAGTTCAGAACGACCCCCATGGACAGCACGGGGGTCCCTCACATCCTGGAGCACACGGTGCTCTGTGGATCGGAGAAGTATCCCTGCAGAGACCCTTTCTTCAAGATGCTCAACAGGTCCCTGTCCACCTTCATGAACGCGTTCACAGGTACTGACCTCAGAGCAAACGGTCGTGCTTGTGTTCTGTCTTCAGCTGATGTCTGATGGTTTGTTTCCTCGCGAACAGCCAGCGACTACACCATGTATCCGTTCTCAACCCAGAATGGAAAGGACTTCCAGAATCTTCTGTCGGTTTATCTGGACGCGGTCTTCTTCCCTTGTTTACGAGAGCTGGATTTCTGGTGAGTGACGTGTGCTAGAAGCAGCCACAGTTCAACTTTTAAATCACACCGATGTAATCGGATTACTCACTTtgattctgtgtgtttctgattttCCAGGCAGGAGGGCTGGAGGCTGGAGAACGAAACCCCCACAGATCCCAGCACCCCTCTGGTGTTTAAAGGCGTGGTGTTCAACGAAATGAAGGGAGCTTTTGTAAGTCAGCACTTCTCCCGCTCACTGACACATGCATCCTGGAAAAACCTGGAAACTTAGAGACTAGTTTCTCAGTCATGGAAACTAATAATCAATGTTGTCCTGGAAATCTCTGATTAGATTTTAACCCTTCACTCAGCgaactgaataaatgaaacaatacgattattatttattcttgcAGTCGGACAACGAGTGCGTGTACGCGCAGCACCTCCAGAACAAACTGTATCCAGACCACACCTACTCTGTGGTGTCAGGGGGAGAGCCTCTCGCCATCCCCGACCTCACCTGGGAGCAACTCAAACAATTCCACGCCACACATTATCACCCCAGCAACGCCAggtagagaaacacacacacacacacacacacacacacacacacacttagacagCCTACAAAAGAACAAGAGCGCGTTTTGTTCTGCTGTCACTCTTTCACATTTGAAACAGGCtgatgtcagtttttttttttttatcacgtCTGTATAATTTGAAGTTGCGTGTTTTCTCTCCAGGTTCTTCACATATGGAGATTTGCCTTTGGAGCAGCATCTGAAGCAGATTGAGGAAGAAGCTCTGTCCAGGTTCGACCGCATCGACCCAAACACCGAGGTCCCCTCGCAGTCACACTGGAGCAGCCCCGTAAGTTCATGATTCACACCTGGACAATGTAACATCATTTCAAAGCTGCTCCAAcatcagagatgtatagtaacgaagtggaactacttaagtactgtacttaagtactaaaatgcagtatctgtacttttttggagtattattttcttccacttttactgcactacatatttttgatgaatttaatacttttactcagatacatttttcatgtgctgaatcgttactcgttactattgtagcgtccagccggacacgtgatgaatgacgaggcgttattgaacaaactgcatttattgctgaacggtttggtaacaggactcggtgactgtcggccggaaccatgccaaaaaaacaacagaacagtcccggtctcacatcaacctcgtacgtcatacacctgactcacccaggtgctctctctcacctgctgccagacgcattcacagaccatgggaaatcacagaactctaccatgaacattgtaacactgtaacattacaaGTTGTcccttaataaatatttgaaataatataaacaacagtacttgtacttgtacttttactttcagtacttgagtagcaattttttacatacttctacttgcaatacttaagtacaaaacattttgaatactttagtacttttacttaagtatggtgtttaaagaacacttcaacttctacccaagtcagttttttgatatagcgACTTTACTTctctccactcctttactccagtactttatacatctctgacgatatataaacaatattgcagttctctgtgtgtcctgtacatgtggagtgtgacaataaagttgacttgacaaACACCGTTATTCCCTATGAGTCAAAATACTCAATAATGCTGCATTAAAGCCAAAATATACTTTACCTACACAGTCTGATGTCTGATTAGCAAACAGCAGATCCTAATACAGGATTAGACAGCATCTTACAAGAACATAGTCTGACTAGAAATCAAATCTGATGCTGACTGTCCTTCAGAACAAATGATGCTGTCATTACACAGCACATTTAAAGCTACAATAAACATGAGCTGACAGCTTGATTACACAACTCTGGCTGTAATCAGACAAATATGATCCCATATTATATCGCACATTCATCAGATAcactaataattaataaacgGTCATAGATTTGTGTCCAAATGTACAAGTGAGGTCAAAATATGTACGATTGAAGGAAGGTCCGCTGCTTTCTGTCTTCACACTCATGTAGTGGAAGAGAgacaacaacatacaaacacatcaatACAAATATTCACAAACAGCGCCACCTAAAGGAACATTTACAGAATGACGAGATGTCAAAGTGCCGCCCataatgtttgattgacagctgatcTCAACAATCATGAAGACAGAATGAGTTGAAGAGTTAAAACATAGAATTTAACCCttaaatgacttctgtctatttcacTTTACAAAACTCTGCAGTGTCTCCAGAAGACAAAATACCCAAAATCCCATAAAACCgaagtccagcatagagaggctgagtgaacgtggtctggactctgtggaggagagtcatggtttcagagacgctgtagaaggacagaatacctgcactgtgatccaggtacactccaactctggaggactGAGGACCTGAGACAGGAGTTTGGACATTGTTGTGCCAAAATGTGTAactgtttttgtcacatctTAACGCCCAAGATTTGTCATTGAGCCCAAATCCACATTCTGAGCCCCCTGCTCTTctgatattcttgtatgtgactgctacaTAAACTCCTGCTCCtgtccactccacctcccagtaacaacgtctAGTCAGACTCTCTGTGCTCAGGACCTGAGAATATGAAGTGAATCTGCCTGGGTGACGAGAATAAGACTGATGTTGACTTATTACTGTCACTTTTCGGTTCCTCTCAGATAataccagctgtgtgtgtgctgtgtttggatccagtgtgagttcacgtgaatatCTTAAGAATCcagctctggtcttgggctctggttGTGAATTTGACAGtaaaacatggacttcagtcactgtcagtgagatgtttgtcagTTCCTCTCTCAGAAGGTCCTGTAGtttctctctgagctctgacacagcagctgtcacatcctcaaagtacgtcagaggacggatattgatgctggatgagtctgtagattggctgagtcgtgacagtgagTAGTAGTTTTGgagaaactggttgtggtcctctgtgtgtgagagcttcttcagctcagcgtctttcctcttcagctcagtgatctcctgctccagcttctcctgaaggtctttgactcgactcacttcagtttcctgctgggatctgacctgctgcttcacatcagaccttcttttctccatgagacggatcagctcagtgaagatcttctcactgtcctccactgctttatcagcagagccattgatagcctccacctcctgttggagctccttcacatctttctctctgtcctggattctctgctggatgtttagtcgactcacctcgagctctctctgcctctcagtcctttctgctgcagctgagactgtgtcgtggcctttatgttcatccacagagcagagataacagatacactgctgatcagtacggcagaacatcttcatcacctcatcatgacgagagcagatgttctcctggagcttcttggagggctccaccagcttgtgtttctttaatggacCCACATCATAATGAGGCTGaaggtgtttctcacagtaagagaccagacagaccagacaggactttagagctttcagttttctcccagtgcagacatcacaggccacatcttcaggtccagcatagcagtgatcatcaggagcagcttggagtccagtcttcttcagttcctccactaaagctgctaacatggtgtttttcaccaggacaggcctcggtgtgaaggtctgcctacactgagggcagctgtggattctcttctcatcctctccatcccagaagttttgaatacacttcatgcagtagctgtgtccacagggaatagtcaccggatccttcagtagatccagacagatcgaACAAGAAATAGTTTCCCGGCCCAGCTGAGCTCCTTTCTCGCCCATTTCAGCTCTCGTGACGACGACTGTCTGAGTTTCCTTCCTCAGAAATGAAACTAGTCtgagctctgatctcaacaCATGTGTCTCTCGCATGAACGGGGCCTGACGTGTTGGTTACACACCCATCTTCAAACTGGAGATCTGAGGAGGGAACAAGGAaaacatgagcagagaggagctggctgtgtttgagagcaggaagaagagggaggggttATCAAGCTTTGGTTCAGtccaggaagaggagcagagctgtGGGTGTGAACTCTGTTTCCTCATTTCCAATGAAGCCTCAGTTCAAACCTGCTGCACATTGGAAAACCTTCATAGACATTCAACATATGACACAATGCCTTTGATTATCAGCGTTTGTATGAGCCTAAAAACACTTCTTTACTAAAACATGCAGACAAAGTGAACTTCAAACTTTACACGTTCATGTCgtacaaacacatgaaacatttcGTCGTCCAGTTCAGGagtttaaatgttcaaataaaactttCAAGGTTTTTCcatcaaagtttattttcatacacaaaatatgaatacaataCTATTCATAACAACTAAACCTGAGAAATAAATCAGTGACATTCAGGACAAAGAAAGCTGAGACATCCTGAGACACGCCTCTTTCATGTGCAGTGTCACGGCCcgaaaaaaaaatttttttattactttaaaactcattttcacatttgattcATTAAACAGCAGACTGCTGCCTTCAGGGACCACTGAGacattaaagacaaaatcaaaGTCAGCTGTCCACTGCTGTTTTTGtaatcacagagactacgtccaggttttagacagtctgcggggacgtcatggagaccacgtccaggttttagacagtctgcggggacgtcacggagactacgtccaggttttagacagtctgcggggacgtcacggagactacgtccaggttttagacagtctgcggggacatcacagagaccagagatgtatagtaacgaagtggaactacttaagtactaaaatgcagtatctgtacttttttggagtattattttgtTCCCCAACTTCcatttttactgcactacatatatcgcattcattcagacgcattcacagaccatgggaagtcacagaactctaccatgaacattgtaacactgtaacattagaagttgtgccttaataaatatttgaaataatataaacaacagtacttgtaacttgtacttttactttcagtacttgagtagcaattttttacatacttctacttgcaatacttaagtacaaaacattttgaatactttagtacttttacttaagtatggtgtttaataaacactttaacttctactcaagtcagttttttgatatagcacttgtacttctacttctttactccagtactttatacatctctgtccAACATGGAGAGTccttgaaaacaacaaaacagcttcCAGCGATAAGTCTgatgttcatttatatttaattatcacTTGCATGCACGGTTCACTGCCGTCAGTGTGAGCTCACTGTGAATCTCATTGGTTTCCTTCCAGAGAGAGGACCATGTGACCTGCAGCCCTGACGCTCTGGCTCCAGATCCAGCCAAGCAGAACACGCTGTGTGTGAGCTACCTGCTGGGAGAGTAAGCTGGCATCttcactttctgtttcctgctcttTCCAGATGTTTGTACAGTGCGAGGCTGCATCTTCTGTTTGACCTCCAGTTTATCAGTTCAACGAGACATCGTAGAACATTTGAAGCTTTAAGCCGGTCACTGAGTaactgatctgtgtgtgtgtgtgtgcagcatcacAAACACTTTTGAAGGATTCACTCTCAGCCTGATGTCCTCTCTGATGATCTCTGGACCAAACTCTCCCTTCTACAAAGCTCTCATCGAACCCAAGATAGGAACGGACTTCTCTTCTGTCGTCGGGTGAGAACAGCAGCAAGCCTGCACCACACTGAGCTGTGAAAACACTCCTACTTATATCTATAGAGTGTTTTTTAAGCGTGTTTGTTCTGTGCAGG includes the following:
- the LOC104935405 gene encoding tripartite motif-containing protein 16, producing the protein MGEKGAQLGRETISCSICLDLLKDPVTIPCGHSYCMKCIQNFWDGEDEKRIHSCPQCRQTFTPRPVLVKNTMLAALVEELKKTGLQAAPDDHCYAGPEDVACDVCTGRKLKALKSCLVCLVSYCEKHLQPHYDVGPLKKHKLVEPSKKLQENICSRHDEVMKMFCRTDQQCICYLCSVDEHKGHDTVSAAAERTERQRELEVSRLNIQQRIQDREKDVKELQQEVEAINGSADKAVEDSEKIFTELIRLMEKRRSDVKQQVRSQQETEVSRVKDLQEKLEQEITELKRKDAELKKLSHTEDHNQFLQNYYSLSRLSQSTDSSSINIRPLTYFEDVTAAVSELREKLQDLLREELTNISLTVTEVHVLLSNSQPEPKTRAGFLRYSRELTLDPNTAHTQLVLSERNRKVTVISQHQSYSRHPGRFTSYSQVLSTESLTRRCYWEVEWTGAGVYVAVTYKNIRRAGGSECGFGLNDKSWALRCDKNSYTFWHNNVQTPVSGPQSSRVGVYLDHSAGILSFYSVSETMTLLHRVQTTFTQPLYAGLRFYGILGILSSGDTAEFCKVK